From a region of the Pseudomonas fulva 12-X genome:
- the aceF gene encoding dihydrolipoyllysine-residue acetyltransferase — translation MSELIRVPDIGGGEGEIIELFVKVGDRIEADQSLLTLESDKASMEIPAPKAGVVKSLKVKLGDTLKEGDELLELDVEGDAAAEVAPAKQEEPAQEAPAAAAAPAAEPQAQSTGSAESQEVKVPDIGSSAKASIIEVAVKPGDTIEVDQSLITLESDKASMEIPSPAAGVVESVSVKVGDEVGTGDLILVLKGAAGAQKQAASAPAPAAAPAQAQAEAPAPAAAAAAAEEPTGESTEEVRIPDIGADAASVIEMLVKTGDSVEAEQSLITLESAKASMEIPAPKAGVIESIAIKVGDQAKTGDLILTLKVQGKAATKPPAAAQAPAAAPEQAKPANVQGSAPAKAAPQAAPAAAPSRDGSKVHAGPAVRQLAREFGVELSSVPGSGPKGRILKEDVQAYVKSELQKAKSAPAAAAAGATGGAGIPPIPTVDFSKFGEVEEVPMTRLMQVGAANLHRSWLNVPHVTQFDSADITELEAFRVAQKAVAEKAGVKLTVLPLLLKACAYLLKELPDFNSSLAPSGKAVIRKKYVHIGFAVDTPDGLLVPVIKNVDQKSLLQLAAEAAALAEKARNKKLSADDMQGACFTISSLGHIGGTGFTPIVNAPEVAILGVSKATIQPVWDGKAFQPKLMLPLSLSYDHRVINGAAAARFTKRLGDVLTDIRTMLL, via the coding sequence GTGAGTGAATTGATTCGCGTACCCGATATCGGCGGCGGTGAAGGTGAAATCATCGAGCTGTTCGTCAAGGTCGGCGACCGCATCGAAGCCGACCAGAGCCTGCTGACCCTCGAGTCGGACAAGGCCAGCATGGAAATCCCGGCTCCCAAGGCCGGCGTCGTCAAGAGCCTGAAGGTCAAGCTCGGCGACACCCTGAAAGAAGGTGACGAGCTGCTCGAGCTGGACGTGGAAGGCGATGCTGCCGCCGAAGTCGCCCCGGCCAAGCAAGAAGAGCCTGCCCAGGAGGCACCTGCTGCCGCCGCAGCGCCAGCGGCAGAGCCGCAAGCTCAGTCGACCGGCAGCGCCGAGTCGCAGGAAGTCAAGGTGCCGGACATCGGTTCCAGCGCCAAGGCCAGCATCATCGAAGTAGCGGTCAAGCCGGGCGACACCATAGAGGTCGATCAGTCGCTGATCACCCTCGAGTCCGACAAGGCCAGCATGGAAATCCCCTCGCCGGCAGCCGGCGTGGTGGAAAGCGTATCGGTCAAGGTCGGTGACGAAGTCGGCACCGGCGACCTGATCCTGGTGCTCAAAGGTGCCGCCGGCGCCCAGAAGCAGGCCGCCAGCGCACCAGCTCCTGCGGCCGCTCCCGCCCAGGCCCAGGCTGAAGCGCCAGCACCTGCCGCTGCCGCTGCCGCTGCCGAAGAGCCGACCGGCGAGAGCACTGAAGAAGTGCGCATCCCGGATATCGGCGCCGACGCAGCCAGCGTCATCGAGATGCTGGTCAAGACAGGCGACAGCGTGGAAGCCGAACAATCGCTGATCACCCTGGAGTCGGCCAAGGCGAGCATGGAGATCCCGGCGCCCAAAGCTGGCGTGATCGAAAGCATCGCCATCAAGGTCGGTGACCAGGCCAAGACCGGCGACCTGATCCTGACCCTCAAGGTCCAGGGCAAGGCTGCTACCAAACCGCCCGCCGCTGCCCAGGCGCCAGCCGCTGCTCCCGAGCAGGCCAAGCCGGCCAACGTGCAGGGCAGCGCACCGGCCAAGGCCGCACCGCAGGCTGCTCCTGCCGCCGCGCCAAGCCGCGACGGCAGCAAAGTGCACGCCGGCCCGGCTGTGCGTCAGCTGGCCCGCGAGTTCGGCGTCGAGCTGAGTTCGGTCCCTGGCAGCGGCCCGAAAGGTCGCATCCTCAAGGAAGACGTGCAGGCCTACGTCAAATCCGAGCTGCAGAAAGCCAAGTCGGCACCTGCCGCCGCAGCTGCCGGTGCAACCGGTGGCGCCGGCATTCCGCCGATCCCGACCGTCGACTTCAGCAAGTTCGGTGAAGTCGAAGAAGTGCCGATGACCCGCCTGATGCAGGTCGGCGCCGCCAACCTGCACCGCAGCTGGCTGAACGTGCCGCACGTGACCCAGTTCGACTCGGCCGACATCACCGAGCTGGAAGCCTTCCGCGTCGCTCAGAAAGCCGTCGCCGAGAAAGCCGGCGTCAAGCTGACCGTGCTGCCGCTGCTGCTCAAGGCCTGCGCCTATCTGCTCAAGGAGCTGCCGGACTTCAACAGTTCGCTGGCGCCAAGCGGCAAAGCGGTGATCCGCAAGAAGTACGTGCACATTGGCTTCGCCGTCGATACGCCGGATGGCCTGCTGGTACCGGTGATCAAGAACGTCGACCAGAAGAGCCTGCTGCAACTGGCTGCCGAAGCCGCTGCATTGGCCGAGAAAGCGCGCAACAAGAAGCTGTCGGCTGACGACATGCAGGGCGCCTGCTTCACCATCTCCAGCCTTGGTCACATTGGCGGCACCGGCTTCACGCCGATCGTCAACGCGCCGGAAGTGGCGATTCTCGGTGTCAGCAAGGCGACCATCCAGCCGGTATGGGATGGCAAGGCCTTCCAGCCCAAGCTGATGCTGCCGCTGTCGCTGTCCTACGATCACCGTGTGATCAACGGCGCCGCTGCTGCCCGCTTCACCAAGCGCCTGGGCGATGTGCTGACCGACATCCGCACCATGCTGCTGTAA
- a CDS encoding putative bifunctional diguanylate cyclase/phosphodiesterase, producing the protein MWHINGDTLEPVALYVQEQGHHEMPTPIDGRRYPSYLRALKEGRALDAHDAENDPRTCELFDDYLRPKAVTAMLDASIRVGGELVAVLCLEHTGGPRAWQADEVAFAGELADQYANVLSNQERRNATSALYLFQRAVEQSASAFILLNRDGMVEYVNPSFTAITQYSADEVQGRQLADLPALENLSDLLFNADSGLAEQNSWQGEFKSRRKNLEPYWSQFSISKVHADDGTLTHYIGIYEDITETKQSQQRIERLAYSDNLTGLGNRYAFIRALEQRFSNGTAPVSLLLVDIDNFKRINDTLGHQTGDKLLVSLAKRLRNSFSGEGTLARFASNEFAILLDNCQSQRGQEIAQQVLETLDKPLFVDNQLIIISGSVGLASSPEHGADPQTLMKHAGLALHKAKANGKHQMQVFTDALNAEANYKLFVENNLRRALTQNELEVFYQPKLCLKTGQLLGMEALLRWQHPDKGMIRPDQFISVAEETGLIVPIGKWVVRQACRMSKQLTAVGLGNLQVAINLSPKQFSDPDLVGSIATILQEEQLAPELLELELTEGLLLEATDSTRSQLNELKQLGLTLAMDDFGTGYSSLSYLKKFPIDVIKIDRSFIKDIPENEDDMEITSAVIAMAHNLKLKVVAEGVETPAQLTFLRRQNCDIGQGYLFDRPISGRDLVESLKRYSRRPAARR; encoded by the coding sequence ATCTGGCATATCAACGGCGACACCCTCGAGCCGGTAGCACTCTACGTGCAGGAGCAGGGGCATCACGAGATGCCGACACCGATAGACGGTCGCCGTTATCCCAGTTACCTGCGCGCACTCAAGGAAGGCCGGGCGCTCGACGCCCACGACGCCGAAAACGACCCGCGCACCTGCGAGCTGTTCGACGACTACCTGCGGCCCAAAGCGGTCACCGCGATGCTCGACGCCAGCATTCGGGTCGGCGGCGAGCTGGTGGCCGTGCTCTGCCTGGAACACACTGGCGGCCCCCGCGCCTGGCAGGCGGACGAAGTGGCCTTCGCCGGCGAACTGGCCGACCAGTACGCCAACGTGCTGAGCAATCAGGAACGGCGCAACGCCACCAGCGCCCTGTATCTGTTCCAGCGCGCCGTCGAGCAGAGCGCCAGCGCCTTCATCCTGCTCAACCGCGACGGCATGGTGGAGTATGTGAACCCCAGCTTCACGGCCATCACCCAATACAGCGCCGACGAGGTGCAGGGCCGCCAGCTCGCCGACCTGCCGGCCCTGGAGAACCTCAGCGACCTGCTGTTCAACGCCGACTCGGGCCTCGCCGAGCAGAACAGCTGGCAGGGCGAGTTCAAGAGTCGGCGCAAGAACCTGGAGCCGTACTGGAGCCAGTTCTCGATCTCCAAGGTGCATGCCGATGACGGCACCCTGACCCACTACATCGGCATCTACGAAGACATCACCGAGACCAAGCAGTCCCAGCAGCGCATCGAGCGCCTGGCCTACAGCGACAACCTCACCGGCCTGGGCAACCGCTACGCCTTCATCCGCGCGCTGGAGCAGCGCTTCAGCAATGGCACCGCGCCGGTCAGCCTGCTGCTGGTGGACATCGACAACTTCAAGCGCATCAACGACACCCTGGGCCACCAGACCGGCGACAAGCTGCTGGTCAGCCTAGCCAAGCGCCTGCGTAACAGCTTCAGCGGCGAAGGCACCCTGGCGCGCTTCGCCAGCAACGAATTCGCCATCCTGCTCGATAATTGCCAGAGCCAGCGCGGCCAGGAAATCGCCCAGCAGGTGCTGGAAACCCTCGACAAGCCGCTGTTCGTCGACAACCAGTTGATCATCATCAGCGGCTCGGTGGGCCTGGCCAGTTCGCCCGAGCATGGCGCCGACCCGCAGACTCTGATGAAGCACGCCGGCCTGGCGCTGCACAAGGCCAAGGCCAACGGCAAGCACCAGATGCAGGTGTTCACCGATGCCCTGAATGCCGAGGCCAACTACAAGCTGTTCGTCGAGAACAACCTGCGCCGTGCCCTGACCCAGAACGAGCTGGAGGTGTTCTACCAGCCCAAACTGTGCCTGAAGACCGGCCAGCTGCTGGGCATGGAAGCACTGCTGCGCTGGCAGCACCCGGACAAGGGCATGATCCGCCCGGATCAGTTCATCAGCGTGGCCGAGGAGACCGGCCTTATCGTGCCGATCGGCAAATGGGTGGTGCGCCAGGCCTGCCGCATGAGCAAGCAGCTCACCGCCGTCGGGCTGGGCAACCTGCAGGTGGCCATCAACCTGTCGCCCAAGCAGTTCAGCGACCCGGACCTGGTCGGCTCCATCGCCACCATTCTTCAAGAGGAACAGCTGGCGCCGGAGCTTCTGGAGCTGGAGCTCACCGAGGGCCTGCTGCTGGAAGCCACCGACAGTACGCGCAGCCAGCTCAATGAGCTCAAGCAGCTGGGCCTGACCCTGGCCATGGACGACTTCGGCACCGGTTATTCGTCGCTCAGCTACCTGAAGAAATTCCCCATCGACGTGATCAAGATTGATCGCAGCTTCATCAAGGACATTCCCGAGAACGAGGACGACATGGAGATCACCTCCGCAGTGATCGCCATGGCCCACAACCTCAAGCTCAAGGTCGTCGCCGAGGGCGTCGAGACACCGGCGCAACTCACCTTCCTGCGTCGTCAGAACTGCGATATCGGCCAGGGCTATCTATTCGATCGGCCCATTTCCGGCCGCGATCTGGTAGAAAGTCTCAAGCGCTACTCGCGACGCCCGGCCGCCAGACGGTAA
- the msrA gene encoding peptide-methionine (S)-S-oxide reductase MsrA yields MALRSEILTKKLELPSAEQALPGRETPISVPEAHFVNGNPLKGPFPAGLQTAIFGLGCFWGAERRFWQQPGVWTTAVGYAGGYTPNPTYEETCSGLTGHAEVVLVVFDPKLTSYEELLKVFWEVHNPTQGMRQGNDIGSQYRSAIYCLDDQQLAAARHSQEQFQQELRKAGLGDITTEIASAPTFYYAEAYHQQYLAKNPEGYCGLGGTGVCLPPQS; encoded by the coding sequence ATGGCTCTACGCTCGGAAATCCTCACCAAGAAGCTCGAACTGCCCAGCGCCGAGCAGGCCTTGCCGGGCCGCGAAACGCCGATCTCGGTCCCCGAGGCGCACTTCGTCAACGGCAACCCGCTCAAGGGCCCCTTCCCCGCCGGCCTGCAGACCGCCATCTTCGGCCTCGGCTGCTTCTGGGGCGCCGAGCGGCGCTTCTGGCAGCAACCTGGTGTGTGGACCACCGCGGTTGGTTACGCCGGCGGCTATACCCCGAACCCGACCTACGAGGAAACCTGCTCGGGCCTGACCGGCCACGCCGAGGTGGTGCTGGTGGTGTTCGACCCCAAGCTGACCAGCTACGAAGAGCTGCTCAAGGTGTTCTGGGAAGTGCACAACCCGACCCAGGGCATGCGCCAGGGCAACGACATCGGCAGCCAGTATCGCTCGGCCATCTACTGCCTTGATGACCAGCAGCTCGCTGCCGCCAGGCACAGCCAGGAACAGTTCCAGCAGGAGCTGCGCAAGGCCGGCCTGGGCGACATCACTACGGAAATCGCTTCCGCACCGACTTTCTACTACGCTGAGGCCTATCACCAGCAGTACCTGGCCAAGAATCCGGAAGGTTACTGTGGCCTCGGCGGCACGGGCGTGTGTCTGCCACCACAATCCTGA
- a CDS encoding putative motility protein — MELSSIASQVSSQASAQFSAQMSILLLKKTLELQSANIGGLIQAAAPASAPANPPNLDNSIDVMA; from the coding sequence GTGGAATTGAGCAGCATTGCCAGTCAGGTATCGAGCCAGGCATCGGCGCAGTTCTCTGCGCAGATGTCGATCCTGCTGCTGAAAAAGACGCTCGAACTGCAAAGCGCGAACATCGGCGGCCTGATTCAGGCCGCTGCACCGGCCAGCGCCCCCGCCAATCCGCCAAACCTGGACAACAGCATCGACGTGATGGCCTGA
- a CDS encoding HD-GYP domain-containing protein — translation MPANLPYILPEQLCVGLYVHLDLSWWEHSFAFSNFKIKDEGQLKQLRALSLKRLRYDPARSDCDPLPLAEAPVEAPAAPPPPPDPQEQARQARVKQLSVLRKRLSEVDRAFVQASQRVKALNQSLRNQPEESVKQAGALVNELVTTMLGEDGVALHSINGKAAEDSYLHSLNVTVLSMMLGRQLGLDAEASHMLGMGALLHDIGKLELPSKVLLKPPPLTRPEQQLLEMHTLYGKRMGEKLMLDDDVLRIIHEHHEHCDGSGYPQQLREASIGRLSRIVCIANHFDNLCNPLDPRTALSPHEALARMFLPQFRVRFDDVALKAFIRCMGVYPPGSLVQLEDERYALVLGMHPTLPMKPTLIIYDPAVPKEEALIVNLEAEPKLSISASIRPSQLPPEALEYLNPRQQLTYYVDPRRR, via the coding sequence ATGCCCGCCAACCTCCCCTACATCCTGCCCGAACAGCTCTGTGTCGGCCTCTACGTTCATCTGGACCTGAGCTGGTGGGAGCACTCGTTCGCGTTCAGCAACTTCAAGATCAAGGACGAAGGCCAGCTCAAACAGCTGCGCGCCCTCAGCCTCAAGCGCCTGCGCTACGACCCGGCGCGCAGTGATTGCGACCCGCTGCCGCTGGCCGAAGCGCCGGTCGAGGCACCAGCTGCGCCGCCGCCACCGCCCGATCCTCAGGAGCAGGCACGTCAGGCGCGGGTCAAGCAGCTCAGCGTGCTGCGCAAGCGCCTCTCGGAGGTCGACCGCGCTTTCGTACAGGCCAGCCAGCGGGTCAAGGCCCTCAACCAGAGCCTGCGCAACCAGCCGGAAGAATCGGTCAAGCAGGCCGGCGCGCTGGTCAATGAGCTGGTTACCACCATGCTCGGCGAAGACGGCGTCGCCCTGCACAGCATCAACGGCAAGGCCGCTGAGGATTCCTACCTGCACTCGCTGAACGTCACCGTGCTGTCGATGATGCTTGGCCGCCAGTTGGGCCTGGACGCCGAAGCCAGCCACATGCTCGGCATGGGCGCTCTGCTGCATGACATCGGCAAGCTGGAGCTGCCCAGCAAGGTGCTGCTCAAGCCGCCACCGCTGACCCGTCCCGAGCAACAACTGCTGGAAATGCACACGCTGTACGGCAAGCGCATGGGCGAGAAGCTGATGCTCGATGACGATGTGCTGCGCATCATCCATGAGCACCATGAACATTGCGACGGCAGCGGTTATCCACAGCAGCTGCGCGAGGCCTCCATCGGCCGCCTGAGCCGCATCGTGTGCATCGCCAACCACTTCGACAACCTGTGCAATCCGCTCGACCCGCGCACGGCCCTGAGCCCTCACGAGGCCCTGGCGCGAATGTTCCTGCCGCAGTTCCGGGTGCGTTTCGACGATGTCGCCCTGAAGGCGTTCATCCGCTGCATGGGCGTCTACCCGCCAGGCAGCCTGGTGCAGCTCGAGGACGAACGCTACGCGCTGGTGCTGGGTATGCACCCGACGCTGCCGATGAAGCCGACGCTGATCATCTACGATCCGGCGGTGCCGAAGGAGGAAGCGCTGATCGTCAACCTGGAAGCCGAGCCGAAACTGTCCATTTCCGCCAGCATTCGCCCCTCGCAACTGCCGCCCGAGGCGCTCGAATACCTCAACCCGCGTCAGCAGCTAACCTACTACGTCGACCCGCGACGTCGTTAG
- a CDS encoding 23S rRNA (adenine(2030)-N(6))-methyltransferase RlmJ — MNYRHAFHAGNHADVLKHLVLCRLFALLARKDAPYAYLDSHAGVGLYDLQGDQASRTGEWREGIGRLWEATDAPEPLLDYLEVIRAMNPDGVLRHYPGSPELARLQTREQDRLHLNEKHPDDGQALKENMAGDRRVAVHLGEGWHLPRALLPTREKRAVMLIDPPFEKADELERCVTALNEAIGRMRQTIVVVWYPIKDERQLKRFYRDMEKSAAPKLLRAELFVHPADDAGRLNGSGLLISNPPWGLEEELRALLPWLAERLAQSQGSWRLDWLIAEQQP; from the coding sequence ATGAATTACCGCCACGCCTTCCATGCCGGCAACCACGCCGACGTGCTCAAACACCTGGTGCTCTGCCGCCTGTTCGCGCTGCTGGCGCGCAAGGATGCGCCCTATGCGTACCTGGATAGCCACGCCGGCGTCGGCCTGTACGATCTGCAGGGTGATCAGGCCAGCCGCACCGGCGAATGGCGCGAAGGCATCGGCCGGCTGTGGGAGGCCACGGACGCGCCCGAGCCGTTACTCGATTATCTGGAAGTGATTCGCGCCATGAACCCCGATGGCGTGCTGCGCCATTACCCGGGCTCGCCGGAGCTGGCTCGTCTGCAGACCCGCGAGCAGGACCGTCTGCACCTGAACGAGAAGCACCCGGACGACGGCCAGGCGCTCAAGGAGAATATGGCTGGCGATCGCCGCGTGGCCGTGCACCTGGGTGAAGGCTGGCATCTGCCGCGGGCCTTGCTGCCGACCCGCGAGAAGCGCGCGGTGATGCTGATCGATCCGCCGTTCGAAAAGGCCGATGAGCTGGAGCGCTGCGTCACCGCCCTCAACGAGGCCATCGGGCGCATGCGTCAGACCATCGTGGTGGTCTGGTACCCGATCAAGGACGAGCGCCAGCTCAAGCGCTTCTACCGCGACATGGAAAAGAGCGCAGCGCCGAAACTGTTGCGCGCCGAGCTGTTCGTCCATCCGGCCGACGACGCCGGGCGCCTCAACGGTTCGGGTTTGTTGATCAGCAATCCGCCATGGGGTCTGGAAGAGGAACTGCGTGCGCTGCTGCCGTGGCTGGCCGAGCGCCTGGCGCAAAGCCAGGGCAGCTGGCGGCTGGACTGGCTGATCGCCGAACAGCAGCCCTAG
- a CDS encoding acyl-CoA dehydrogenase, translated as MSDTLLSARNLAFELYEVLDAEALSQRPRFSEHNRETFDAALGTARSIAENLFAPHNRKNDEHEPQYVDGGAKLIAEVKPALQAFNEAGFLNATRDFELGGMQLPNLLSQACFAHFQAANIATASYPLLSMAAANLIEAFGDDVQKRRFLQPIIDGRFFGTMALTEPHAGSSLADIRTRAEPAGDGSYRLKGNKIFISGGDHDLSENIVHLVLARLPDAPAGVKGISLFIVPKFLVNDDGSLGARNDVTLAGLFHKMGWRGTTSTALNFGDQGNCVGYLVGKPHAGLAYMFQMMNEARIGVGMGAVMLGYAGYLYALDYARQRPQGRLPDAKQAGGQVAIIEHADVRRMLLAQKAYVEGGFDLVLYCARLVDDSQTLEDAGQREEAAQLLDLLTPIAKSWPSEYCLQANALAIQILGGHGYTRDHPVEQYYRDNRLNPIHEGTHGIQSLDLLGRKVGQHGGAGLQALRQRILDTCQRAEPFSELDALRQPLQTLLERLSEITLGLLGDLQQGRINTALADSALYLKVFGHLVLGWRWLEQAVRAEQGRLADHGADADFYEGKLQAARYFLLREVPSCHHDLDILARRDDTCLAMQGAWF; from the coding sequence ATGTCCGATACCCTGCTCAGCGCGCGCAACCTGGCGTTCGAACTCTACGAAGTGCTTGATGCCGAAGCCCTCAGCCAGCGCCCGCGCTTCAGTGAACACAACCGGGAAACCTTCGACGCCGCGCTGGGCACCGCGCGTAGCATCGCCGAAAACCTGTTCGCCCCGCACAACCGCAAGAACGACGAACACGAGCCGCAGTACGTCGACGGCGGCGCCAAGCTGATCGCCGAGGTCAAGCCGGCGCTGCAGGCCTTCAACGAGGCCGGCTTTCTCAACGCCACGCGGGACTTCGAGCTGGGCGGCATGCAGCTGCCCAACCTGTTGTCCCAGGCCTGCTTCGCGCATTTCCAGGCAGCCAATATCGCCACGGCGTCCTATCCATTACTGAGCATGGCCGCCGCCAACCTGATCGAAGCCTTTGGCGATGACGTGCAGAAGCGCCGCTTCCTGCAGCCGATCATCGACGGTCGTTTCTTCGGCACCATGGCGCTGACCGAGCCTCACGCTGGCTCTTCCCTCGCCGACATCCGCACCCGCGCCGAGCCGGCAGGCGACGGCAGCTACCGCCTCAAGGGCAACAAGATCTTCATTTCCGGTGGCGACCACGACCTCAGCGAGAACATCGTCCACCTGGTGCTGGCCCGCCTGCCCGACGCGCCAGCCGGTGTGAAGGGCATTTCACTGTTCATCGTGCCGAAATTCCTGGTCAACGACGACGGCAGCCTTGGCGCGCGCAACGACGTCACCCTGGCCGGTCTATTCCACAAGATGGGCTGGCGCGGTACCACGTCCACGGCGCTGAATTTCGGCGATCAGGGCAATTGCGTCGGCTATCTGGTGGGTAAACCCCATGCTGGCCTGGCCTATATGTTCCAGATGATGAACGAGGCGCGCATCGGCGTCGGCATGGGCGCGGTGATGCTCGGCTATGCCGGCTACCTGTATGCACTCGATTACGCCCGCCAGCGCCCCCAGGGACGCCTGCCCGATGCCAAGCAGGCCGGCGGCCAGGTGGCGATCATCGAGCACGCCGACGTGCGCCGCATGCTGCTCGCGCAGAAAGCCTACGTGGAAGGCGGCTTCGATCTGGTGCTGTACTGCGCGCGCCTGGTCGACGATAGCCAGACCTTGGAAGACGCCGGTCAGCGCGAGGAAGCAGCCCAGTTGCTCGACCTGCTGACGCCGATTGCCAAGTCCTGGCCATCGGAATACTGCCTGCAGGCCAACGCCCTGGCGATCCAGATTCTCGGCGGCCATGGCTACACCCGCGACCACCCGGTGGAGCAGTATTACCGCGACAACCGCCTCAACCCGATCCACGAGGGTACCCACGGCATCCAGTCCCTCGACCTGCTCGGCCGCAAGGTTGGCCAGCACGGCGGCGCGGGTCTGCAGGCGTTGCGCCAGCGGATTCTCGACACCTGCCAGCGCGCCGAGCCATTCAGCGAACTGGACGCCCTACGCCAGCCCTTGCAGACCTTGCTGGAGCGCCTGTCGGAAATCACCCTCGGTCTGCTCGGCGACCTGCAACAAGGCCGCATCAACACGGCGCTGGCCGACTCGGCTCTGTACCTCAAAGTGTTCGGCCATCTGGTACTCGGCTGGCGTTGGCTGGAGCAGGCGGTTCGCGCCGAGCAGGGGCGCCTGGCGGACCATGGCGCCGACGCCGACTTCTACGAAGGCAAGTTGCAGGCCGCGCGCTACTTCCTGCTGCGCGAAGTGCCGAGCTGCCACCATGACCTGGACATCCTGGCGCGCCGCGACGATACCTGCCTGGCAATGCAGGGCGCCTGGTTCTAA